A genomic stretch from Spodoptera frugiperda isolate SF20-4 chromosome 14, AGI-APGP_CSIRO_Sfru_2.0, whole genome shotgun sequence includes:
- the LOC126911394 gene encoding uncharacterized protein LOC126911394: MEPGFIKADSANLPKVDSLMIANFFISNPDDFCAAEFRNVKTTVSSRESYGDDAIGYVQIKRENLCIVKCKICPERKVRKQPYSVTMVIDEKQGEVKTVQCEDCPASQGCCKHAVAFLMWTHRRSEEPSCTATECYWKKSKLSKVGSSLKFMKIKEMNDGNSSLPGVKLRRKIKEIGDRNSSSSTQQDEGVLFDFLEESKKRKLQNCQILKHQPDYECDIVQLLSLHYLSYKFNAQNDCDKFLNNINAVFTEENVKNIERLTREQHKSSAWFELRYARITASTAFDVSRCKTSEGSLISILMGAKVPETVAMKRGQKLEHLVKTEISKQRGNISQCGLFICQEYPMLAASPDGILNGDTVVEIKCPTTEKTYKTYISNNEITAKYYAQVQLQMHITKLSECLFCVASWDFEENHHINIVPIKYNDKYMKELLDKLTIFWKKNVYPLLYNSTK, encoded by the exons ATGGAACCAGGGTTTATAAAAGCGGATAGTGCGAATTTACCCAAAGTTGATTCCCTTATGATCGCGAATTTCTTCATAAGTAATCCCGACGACTTTTGCGCTGCCGAATTTCGGAATGTTAAAACTACTGT atcTTCGAGAGAGTCGTATGGAGATGATGCCATTGGCTATGTACAAATAAAAAGGGAGAATTTGTGCATAGTTAAATGTAAAATTTGCCCCGAACGCAag gTACGCAAACAACCATACTCTGTGACCATGGTGATAGATGAAAAGCAAGGAGAAGTCAAAACTGTACAGTGTGAAGACTGCCCTGCATCACAAGGATGTTGCAAACATGCAGTGGCATTTTTAATGTGGACACATAGAAGAAGTGAGGAGCCTTCTTGCACTGCCACTGAATGTTACTGGAAGAAATCAAAACTTTCAAAAGTAGGCAGTTCTCTGAAATTcatgaaaataaaagagatgAATGACGGAAATAGTTCTTTACCTGGTGTAAAATTAAGGcggaaaattaaagaaattggTGACAGAAATAGCTCTTCGTCTACCCAACAAGATGAAGGTGTACTGTTTGATTTTTTAGAAGAGAGTAAAAAACGTAAATTACAAAATTGccaaattttaaaacatcaaccTGATTATGAATGTGATATAGTTCAGTTGCTCTCGTTGCACTATTTAAGTTACAAATTTAATGCGCAGAATGACTGcgataaatttttaaataatataaatgcagTTTTTACAGAAGAGAATGTCAAGAACATAGAAAGACTAACACGAGAGCAACATAAAAGTTCAGCATGGTTTGAGCTTCGATATGCAAGAATTACAGCATCAACAGCATTCGATGTAAGTCGCTGCAAAACATCAGAAGGgtcattaatttcaatattgatGGGTGCAAAAGTGCCTGAAACAGTTGCCATGAAGCGAGGCCAAAAATTAGAACATTTGGTAAAAACAGAAATAAGTAAGCAACGGGGCAATATTTCTCAGTGTGGCCTGTTCATATGTCAAGAGTATCCAATGTTAGCTGCTTCACCTGATGGGATTTTAAATGGTGACACTGTAGTAGAAATTAAATGCCCAACGACTGAGAAAACttacaaaacatatatttctAACAATGAAATCACTGCAAAATATTATGCACAAGTACAGTTGCAGATGCACATAACCAAACTAAGTGAGTGTTTGTTCTGTGTTGCATCATGGGATTTTGAAGAGAATCATCATATCAATATTGTgcccataaaatataatgataaataTATGAAAGAATTGTTGgataaattaacaatattttggaaaaaaaatgtttatccaTTACTTTATAATAGTaccaaataa
- the LOC126911390 gene encoding uncharacterized protein LOC126911390 has product MTTYRTCAVPMCKSTSIKYPDKLFIHVPKCPKRRKQWIQLARRNPMLTSDKSTIFFCEDHFNLPDDMENYTEYSIMGSVGKIRMKPDCLPSKFECQPDRIKRTRPLQFSSAVNKRQRMDVIQEILSSQTEIPATSGITSNCNFQLSTEKDNLVVHDKVTQVCPELTNKLVQVISRSKVRSKATQTISQIKDKNTSPLKINITSTATSPFKIRKPGVYSARFGNTKIKRKLLFPSEELEVLSLNSISSFTHSESKTETSPSVPSSLTMTSISSNQEMSELDEIKRKIEAEDLCRKTLESTLRLIKNNPRYYIGISKDLYYLIDFIQKHTRLPEEHILLCLKKIRLNTTFSELADQFGMSLSYASKIFMQSIPVIVNVLRPFVIKSNKRAVKQNLPMAFRHKYFNIYCIIDCLEIEIQKPSKSVEQALSWSEYKKANTAKFLISSTPDGIINYISPGYGGRITDVQLVQDCSFIDGLEQGVSILADRGFKHIEELLLQKGINLVRPPSVPSNSKLSKQDVLKTKQIASLRIHIERVIRRLREFSMLKPHSVVNRKLLKYLDECVVIACALINIQDSIIKNT; this is encoded by the exons ATGACAACATATAGGACGTGTGCAGTGCCAATGTGTAAAAGTACTTCAATCAAATATCCCgacaaattatttatacatgTTCCTAAATGTCCAAAGCGTCGAAAACAGTGGATACAGTTAGCACGCCGAAATCCGATGCTTACATCTGATAAATCAACGATTTTCTTTTGTGAAGACCATTtcaat CTACCTGATGACATGGAAAATTACACCGAATACAGTATAATGGGTTCGGTCGGCAAAATAAGAATGAAACCAGATTGTTTGCCATCGAAATTTGAATGTCAACCAGACAGAATAAAACGTACCAGGCCTTTACAGTTTTCATCAGCCGTAAACAAAAGGCAACGTATGGACGTAATACAAGAAATTCTTTCCAGTCAAACTGAAATACCAGCAACATCAGGAATTACTAGCAATTGCA ATTTTCAATTGTCTACTGAGAAGGATAATTTGGTCGTTCATGATAAGGTGACACAAGTCTGCCCTGAATTAACTAACAAATTAGTTCAAGTAATTTCAAGAAGTAAGGTTAGAAGCAAAGCTACTCAAACTATCAGccaaattaaagataaaaatacttccCCGTTGAAGATAAATATTACATCTACCGCAACATCACCTTTTAAAATTAGAAAGCCTGGAGTTTATTCAGCAAGGTTTGGCAAtacaaaaatcaaaagaaaattattattcccTAGTGAGGAGTTGGAAGTATTATCATTAAACAGTATATCATCGTTTACACATTCAGAGTCAAAAACGGAGACTTCACCATCTGTTCCGTCCTCACTTACAATGACATCAATTAGCAGCAACCAAGAGATGTCTGAATTAGAcgaaataaaaaggaaaattgaAGCAGAAGATCTATGTAGAAAGACACTTGAAAGTACATTACGATTAATCAAGAATAATCCAagatattatataggtatttcaaaggatttatattatttaattgacttcatacaaaaacatacaagGCTTCCTGAagaacatatattattatgtttaaaaaaaatccgaCTAAACACAACATTTTCTGAGCTTGCAGATCAATTTGGCATGTCTTTGTCATATGCTAGTAAAATTTTCATGCAGTCTATTCCTGTTATTGTAAATGTATTACGTCCATTTgtcattaaatcaaataaaagagCAGTGAAGCAAAACTTGCCCATGGCATTTAgacataagtattttaatatctacTGCATAATTGATTGTCTAgaaattgaaatacaaaaacCATCCAAGTCTGTAGAGCAGGCTTTGTCATGGTCGGAATATAAAAAAGCAAACACTGcaaaatttttaatcagtagTACCCCTGACGGTATCATCAATTACATTTCACCTGGGTACGGTGGTAGAATTACTGATGTTCAATTAGTACAGGACTGCAGTTTTATAGATGGTTTAGAACAAGGTGTATCTATACTTGCAGACAGAGGTTTCAAACACATTGAAGAACTCTTACTGCAAAAAggaattaatttagtaagacCCCCAAGTGTTCCAtctaattcaaaattatcaaaacaagatgtattgaaaacaaaacagattGCGAGTTTAAGAATACACATTGAAAGAGTTATAAGGCGTTTGCGAGAATTCTCTATGTTAAAACCTCATTCTGTTgttaatagaaaactgttaaaatatttagatgaaTGTGTTGTTATTGCATGTGCACTGATTAACATACAGgacagtataataaaaaatacatga